A section of the Lampris incognitus isolate fLamInc1 chromosome 8, fLamInc1.hap2, whole genome shotgun sequence genome encodes:
- the LOC130116774 gene encoding LIM domain kinase 1-like gives MSRRDQRFRRGMKGRCCDCGCILSHWYYERDGQLFCKKHYWAHYGEHCHGCKEAITTGLIMVAGEEKFHPECFACVSCGAFIGIEEMFTLVERSKLYCGHCASQGVTSAVRRSVSPLTRSPHMVALVSVPPCAGGKRGLAVTSDLCQDRRPHVTVTELDSALLTPDLQSSIHTGDRVLEVNGIPVCNISLDEINRVIQDTNRPLQLTIEHNPQPPENPNTSDNTQDTVSHLDGRVRDSISGNHKLPSLEEEPNPEEETDEPIRINVSSPQQQGGMGMRSRNILRSCSIDKCPLPAGAMGLLSQRRDMVRSESLRVDPGDRTHRIFRPSDLIHGEVLGKGCFGRAVKVTHQETGEVMVMKELIRFDEETQKTFLKEVKVMRCLDHPNVLKFIGLFYKDKRLNVISEYVQGGTLRETIENMDKDFPWNVRVSFAKDIAAGMAYLHSMNVIHRDLNSHNCLVRENQSAVVADFGLARLVMEERRQNRVPSIERPMKGRLPELRRPDRRKRYTVVGNPYWMAPEMIHGKTYDERVDIFSFGIMMCEIIGRVSADPDYLPRNANFGLNVPGFLDQYHPPECPSAFLPLAALCCDLEADTRPAFAKLDEWLENLLMHLDIGLPLLTELEQHRRAFWQNHSSHNQTLSPGNNHSPQTQRRSLDSHGYSDIISNHLQPDHLTNSSQNSTHHSHTDTTQNKPNHRDTGSNHSHSCFNEEHVNRSQLNKNDISKRQYEHNNHSEYLNPQHEPSQQQEGHRPPAGQSHRPRRICRVVWDRTTEDSSFL, from the exons ATGTCACGCAGGGACCAGCGGTTCAGGAGAGGAATGAAGGGGAG GTGCTGTGACTGCGGATGCATCCTGTCTCATTGGTACTACGAGAGAGATGGACAGCTCTTCTGTAAAAAGCACTACTGGGCCCATTATGGCGAGCACTGCCACGGATGCAAGGAGGCCATCACAACGGGGCTCATCATG GTGGCCGGAGAGGAGAAGTTTCACCCCGAGTGTTTCGCTTGCGTGAGCTGTGGGGCGTTTATTGGGATCGAAGAGATGTTCACGCTGGTGGAGCGCTCCAAACTCTACTG TGGTCACTGTGCCTCCCAGGGCGTTACATCAGCTGTGAGACGGTCCGTCTCTCCGCTGACCAGGAGTCCACACATGGTGGCGCTGGTGTCCGTCCCTCCCTGTGCAGGTGGCAAACGAGGTCTTGCAGTCACCTCAGACCTCTGCCAAGACAGAAGACCTCATGTGACTGTGACAGA ACTCGACTCAGCCCTCCTCACCCCTGACCTGCAGTCCTCCATTCACACTGGGGATCGAGTGCTGGAGGTCAACGGCATCCCAGTCTGCAACATTTCCCTAGATGAG ATAAACCGGGTGATCCAGGACACCAACAGACCGCTGCAACTGACAATAGAGCACAACCCCCAGCCGCCTGAGAACCCCAACACCTCCGACAATACCCAGGACACCGTCAGCCATCTTGACGGCCGTGTCCGTGACAGCATCAGCGGAAACCATAAACTCCCCAGTCTAGAGGAGGAACCAAATCCGGAGGAGGAAACGGACGAACCAATCAGAATCAATGTCTCGTCCCCTCAGCAGCAAGGAGGCATGGGCATGCGTTCAAGGAACATCCT acGTAGCTGTAGCATAGACAAGTGTCCCCTCCCTGCTGGTGCGATGGGTCTCCTGTCCCAACGGAGGGACATGGTTCGCTCCGAGTCCCTGCGTGTGGACCCCGGAGACAGGACCCACCGTATATTCAGACCTTCAGACCTCATCCATGGCGAGGTGCTGGGAAAGGGCTGCTTTGGACGGGCTGTGAAG GTAACGCACCAGGAAACAGGGGAGGTGATGGTCATGAAGGAGCTGATACGATTTGATGAAGAGACGCAGAAAACCTTTTTAAAAGAG GTAAAGGTGATGCGGTGTCTTGACCATCCCAACGTGCTCAAGTTTATTGGACTTTTTTACAAAGACAAACGGTTAAACGTCATCTCCGAATACGTCCAGGGGGGGACTCTCAGAGAGACCATTGAAAATATG GATAAAGATTTCCCCTGGAATGTGAGAGTGAGTTTTGCCAAAGACATCGCAGCTGGAATG GCATATCTACACTCCATGAATGTCATCCACAGAGATCTAAACTCACACAACTGCCTGGTCAGAGAG AACCAGAGTGCGGTGGTGGCAGACTTTGGGTTGGCGAGGTTGGTgatggaggagaggagacagAATAGAGTACCCTCCATAGAGAGACCCATGAAAGGGAGACTGCCAGAGCTCCGCAGACCTGACCGGAGGAAGAGATACACAGTGGTAGGAAACCCCTACTGGATGGCACCTGAGATGATCCACG GAAAGACATATGATGAACGGGTCGACATCTTCTCATTTGGCATCATGATGTGTGAG ATAATAGGAAGAGTGAGTGCAGACCCTGACTACCTACCCCGCAACGCAAACTTTGGGCTCAATGTGCCTGGTTTCCTGGACCAATACCACCCTCCAGAATGCCCTTCTGCTTTCCTGCCCCTGGCTGCCCTCTGCTGTGACCTGGAGGCAGATACACG tccTGCCTTCGCAAAGTTAGACGAGTGGCTTGAAAACCTGTTGATGCATCTGGACATTGGTCTTCCTCTGCTGACCGAATTGGAGCAGCACCGCAGGGCCTTTTGGCAGAACCACAGCTCTCACAACCAGACCCTTTCACCCGGCAATAACCACTCTCCACAGACACAGAGACGCAGCCTTGACTCTCATGGTTATTCAGACATCATCAGCAACCACTTGCAGCCTGATCACCTAACTAACTCCTCTCAAAACAGCACTCACCACAGTCATACGGATACCACGCAGAACAAACCCAACCACAGAGACACAGGAAGTAACCACAGCCACTCCTGCTTCAACGAGGAACACGTGAACCGCTCACAACTCAACAAAAATGACATTTCTAAGAGGCAATATGAACACAACAACCACTCCGAGTATCTGAATCCACAGCACGAGCCTTCACAGCAGCAGGAGGGCCACAGGCCGCCGGCAGGCCAGTCCCACAGGCCCAGGAGGATATGCAGGGTCGTGTGGGACAGGACCACAGAGGACAGCTCATTTCTCTGA
- the LOC130117318 gene encoding acanthoscurrin-1-like has translation MPAHSRWSSSRRTPTASPTGGGLGGRAGTGPGGIGTGTGGYWPGGIGTSPGGYGPGGVGPGGFVPGGAGTGPGGTGVGPGGFVPGGAGTGPGSTGVGPGGFAPGGTGGYGPAGQGLGARKPPKSGYGSTLGGTGYGPGGGVGGIPGAGAAGGVGGSQGGVPGGGVGGAGTGVGGVGAGQGALPGGAGLGYGGGGVAGGGYPGYAGAGQKSKAQKAAKYAAMQALLGTGGYRGAGCQGKYCGRRRK, from the exons ATGCCAGCACACTCTCgatggagcagtagtaggaggacACCAACAGCTTCTCCTACAG GAGGGGGACTGGGAGGCCGTGCTGGAACTGGTCCAGGGGGAATTGGGACTGGAACAGGTGGATATTGGCCTGGTGGAATTGGAACCAGCCCAGGTGGTTATGGACCTGGAGGTGTTGGACCAGGGGGCTTTGTGCCAGGCGGTGCAGGAACTGGGCCAGGGGGCACTGGAGTTGGACCAGGGGGCTTTGTGCCAGGCGGTGCAGGAACTGGGCCAGGGAGCACTGGAGTTGGACCAGGGGGCTTTGCTCCTGGTGGTACTGGTGGATATGGACCTGCTGGTCAAGGCTTGGGGGCAAGGAAGCCTCCTAAATCGGGTTATGGGTCAACGCTGGGTGGAACTGGCTACGGACCAG GAGGCGGTGTAGGAGGGATTCCtggagcaggagcagcaggaggtGTGGGTGGAAGCCAAGGAGGGGTCCCAG GTGGCGGAGTAGGAGGGGCAGGAACAGGCGTGGGGGGAGTAGGAGCTGGACAAGGTGCATTACCAG GGGGCGCTGGCCTGGGCTATGGGGGTGGTGGTGTCGCTGGTGGGGGCTATCCAG GATATGCTGGGGCCGGGCAGAAAT CTAAAGCACAGAAGGCAGCCAAGTATGCAGCCATGCAGGCCTTACTGGGGACTGGTGGTTACAGAG GCGCTGGATGCCAGGGTAAATACTGTGGCAGAAGAAGGAAGTGA